A window of Shewanella mesophila contains these coding sequences:
- a CDS encoding ISL3 family transposase: MPNNTFLSSFWEGFQIVKSYKTDTLISITLIPDSAPYCSCGQASDSIHDTQWRTLKDAMILGIPVELFVQTRRIKCSNCGIKTESISWVKPYSRLTNRLIDYIENLLPLLPIKHISELTGVHWHTIKEVDKQRLKRVVPEVPWGRLRELVMDEFAIFKGHRYATVIADAQTHQVLWIGLGRSRKDIRPFFETLGEHAQNIEVVAMDMNTAFDLEVQAHCPNARIVYDLFHVVGKFGREVMDRVRVDQANQLKDDRSARRWVKRSRWVLLKNREKLNTKQQSYLDEILAINRDLMVTYLLGAQLKELWYCDSEKQAKDLWEVWWQQVHESGVRPLINFARKLKPYLDGIVASASYHLNTCTLEGINNKIKLIKRMGYGYRDTDYFFMKIKAAFPGKPR; the protein is encoded by the coding sequence ATGCCGAATAATACTTTCCTATCGTCATTCTGGGAAGGCTTTCAGATCGTAAAGTCTTATAAAACTGACACATTAATTTCTATCACTTTAATTCCAGACTCCGCTCCATACTGTTCTTGTGGTCAAGCTTCTGACTCTATCCATGACACCCAGTGGCGAACGCTTAAGGATGCCATGATACTAGGCATACCAGTTGAGTTATTCGTTCAGACTCGACGCATCAAGTGTTCAAATTGTGGTATCAAGACTGAGTCTATCTCTTGGGTTAAGCCATATTCTCGCCTCACTAATCGGCTAATTGATTACATTGAGAATTTATTACCTTTGCTACCCATCAAACACATTTCAGAGCTTACTGGAGTGCACTGGCACACCATCAAAGAGGTAGATAAGCAACGTCTGAAACGTGTCGTGCCTGAGGTGCCTTGGGGGCGTTTGCGCGAACTGGTCATGGACGAGTTCGCCATATTCAAAGGCCATCGTTACGCCACTGTCATCGCAGATGCACAAACGCATCAAGTGCTTTGGATTGGTCTAGGTAGAAGCCGCAAAGACATACGTCCCTTCTTTGAGACGCTTGGAGAACATGCTCAAAATATCGAAGTTGTAGCAATGGATATGAACACCGCTTTTGACCTAGAGGTTCAAGCGCATTGTCCTAACGCTCGTATTGTCTATGACCTCTTTCATGTCGTCGGCAAGTTTGGTCGAGAGGTGATGGACAGAGTTCGAGTAGATCAAGCCAATCAACTTAAAGATGACAGAAGTGCACGTCGTTGGGTTAAGCGCTCGCGCTGGGTGCTACTGAAAAATAGAGAGAAATTAAATACCAAGCAACAAAGCTATCTGGATGAAATACTTGCGATTAACCGTGATTTAATGGTGACTTACTTGCTTGGTGCTCAACTTAAAGAGCTCTGGTACTGCGATTCGGAAAAACAAGCCAAAGACCTTTGGGAGGTATGGTGGCAACAAGTCCATGAAAGCGGAGTAAGGCCACTTATAAACTTTGCTAGAAAGCTGAAACCGTACCTTGATGGAATAGTGGCTTCGGCTTCATATCATTTAAATACATGTACCTTGGAAGGGATCAATAACAAGATCAAACTAATCAAAAGAATGGGCTATGGGTACAGAGATACGGATTACTTCTTTATGAAGATAAAAGCGGCTTTCCCCGGAAAGCCGCGATGA
- the rpmG gene encoding 50S ribosomal protein L33 has product MAKAKGNREKIKLVSSAKTGHFYTTEKNKRNMPEKMEIKKFDPVIRQHVIYKEAKIK; this is encoded by the coding sequence ATGGCTAAAGCTAAAGGTAACCGTGAGAAGATCAAGCTAGTTTCTAGCGCTAAAACAGGTCACTTCTACACGACTGAGAAAAACAAACGTAACATGCCAGAAAAAATGGAAATCAAGAAATTTGATCCAGTTATTCGTCAGCACGTTATCTATAAAGAAGCTAAAATCAAGTAA
- the rpmB gene encoding 50S ribosomal protein L28 translates to MSRVCQVTGKKPMVGNNRSHAKNATRRRFLPNLQNHRFWLEDEKRFVQLRVSTKGMRIIDKKGIEVVVAELRARGEKV, encoded by the coding sequence ATGTCAAGAGTATGCCAAGTTACTGGCAAAAAGCCTATGGTTGGTAACAACCGTTCGCACGCTAAGAACGCGACTCGTCGTCGTTTTTTACCTAACCTACAGAACCACCGTTTCTGGTTAGAAGACGAAAAGCGTTTCGTTCAACTACGTGTATCTACTAAAGGTATGCGTATTATCGATAAAAAAGGTATCGAAGTTGTTGTTGCTGAACTTCGTGCCCGCGGCGAGAAGGTGTAA
- the radC gene encoding RadC family protein translates to MAIKDWPEGEGPREKLLREGVSQLSDAELLAVLLRNGLPGQSAVSLARTMIGHFGGLRALMTANQSEMCVICGVGPVKYAQLKAAIEISKRISKENLQRGKILTDPDLTRDYLMRQLADRAYEVFAILLLDSQHRVIQFVELFRGTIDSASVYPREVVSLVLEKKAAAVIVCHNHPSGVAEPSHADRRITERLKYALATIDVSLLDHMVIGDREIVSFAERGWID, encoded by the coding sequence ATGGCAATTAAAGATTGGCCAGAGGGCGAAGGACCTAGGGAAAAGTTACTCAGGGAAGGGGTTAGCCAACTGTCTGATGCTGAGTTGTTAGCAGTGCTGCTTAGAAACGGTTTACCGGGGCAGAGCGCTGTTTCCTTGGCTCGTACTATGATTGGTCACTTTGGAGGCCTTAGAGCGCTAATGACGGCCAATCAGAGTGAAATGTGCGTTATCTGTGGTGTAGGCCCGGTAAAATATGCCCAATTGAAAGCGGCGATTGAAATAAGTAAGCGAATTTCGAAAGAAAATCTACAAAGAGGCAAGATTTTAACAGATCCTGATTTAACTCGAGACTATTTAATGAGACAATTGGCGGATCGTGCCTATGAAGTGTTTGCCATCTTATTACTCGATAGTCAGCACAGAGTAATTCAATTTGTTGAATTGTTCCGTGGCACCATAGATTCAGCCTCGGTTTATCCACGCGAAGTGGTAAGCCTAGTGCTTGAGAAAAAAGCCGCGGCTGTCATTGTCTGCCACAACCATCCTTCGGGTGTTGCGGAGCCAAGTCATGCCGACCGGCGAATTACTGAGCGATTGAAATACGCGTTAGCAACTATCGATGTTTCGCTTTTAGACCATATGGTTATAGGCGATCGTGAGATAGTTTCGTTTGCAGAGAGGGGATGGATAGATTGA
- the coaBC gene encoding bifunctional phosphopantothenoylcysteine decarboxylase/phosphopantothenate--cysteine ligase CoaBC, which produces MSLTNKKILLGIGGGIAAYKSADLVRRLKERGADVRVVMSQSAQEFITPLTLQALSGHPIATDLLDTAAEAAMGHIELARWADLVLIAPATANLIARINVGMADELITTTCLATEAPVVLCPAMNQQMYRNAATQSNLDSLRSRGITIWGPASGSQACGEIGPGRMEEPLVIAERVEQFFAPKILQGLSLLLTAGPTREAIDPVRYISNHSSGKMGFAIAKAAADMGAKVTIVAGPVNLDTPLNVNRINVKSTQEMLDAVMEQVHHSDIFIGCAAVCDYRVAEIANDKIKKSAEEMALALVRNPDILATVAAHEHRPFTVGFAAETQDVERYAKDKLTRKKLDMIAANDVSDPALGFNSDANALKVFWSNGQYDLPVTDKQTLAKQLLTLIAQQMKTA; this is translated from the coding sequence ATGAGTCTGACAAATAAAAAGATATTGCTCGGGATCGGTGGTGGTATCGCCGCCTATAAATCAGCTGACTTAGTTCGCCGTTTGAAAGAGCGCGGCGCCGATGTGCGTGTAGTGATGAGCCAAAGTGCCCAAGAGTTTATTACCCCACTGACACTGCAAGCCTTGTCAGGTCATCCCATTGCTACCGACCTCTTAGACACAGCAGCGGAAGCCGCCATGGGGCATATTGAATTGGCTCGCTGGGCAGATCTGGTACTTATCGCTCCCGCAACGGCCAATCTCATCGCACGCATCAATGTGGGGATGGCAGATGAGCTCATTACCACAACCTGCTTAGCTACCGAGGCACCAGTAGTCTTGTGCCCCGCGATGAATCAGCAGATGTATCGTAATGCGGCAACCCAAAGCAACCTAGACTCATTGCGCAGCAGAGGCATCACCATTTGGGGGCCAGCTTCAGGCAGCCAAGCGTGCGGAGAGATCGGCCCTGGCCGTATGGAAGAACCTTTAGTTATCGCTGAGCGTGTCGAACAGTTTTTTGCACCAAAAATTTTACAGGGGTTATCCCTATTACTGACAGCAGGACCCACTCGGGAAGCCATAGATCCAGTTCGCTATATTTCCAATCATAGCTCAGGAAAAATGGGCTTTGCTATCGCCAAGGCCGCCGCGGATATGGGGGCAAAAGTCACTATCGTCGCTGGGCCAGTGAATCTCGATACGCCACTGAATGTTAATCGCATTAATGTAAAATCAACCCAAGAGATGCTCGATGCGGTGATGGAACAAGTACATCACAGTGATATATTTATTGGTTGTGCGGCGGTCTGCGACTATCGCGTTGCCGAAATAGCTAACGATAAAATAAAAAAATCTGCCGAAGAGATGGCGCTTGCGCTAGTGCGTAATCCTGATATCTTAGCCACGGTTGCAGCTCATGAACATCGTCCGTTTACCGTAGGCTTTGCCGCTGAAACTCAAGATGTCGAGCGCTACGCCAAAGATAAGTTGACCCGAAAAAAGCTAGATATGATCGCGGCAAATGATGTTTCAGATCCGGCTTTAGGCTTCAATAGTGATGCCAATGCACTGAAAGTCTTTTGGTCAAATGGCCAGTATGATTTGCCGGTAACCGACAAGCAGACCTTAGCGAAACAGCTACTCACCCTAATTGCACAGCAGATGAAGACAGCATGA
- the dut gene encoding dUTP diphosphatase, which yields MKTPIELKILDSRIGSQFPLPGYATPGSAGMDLRAMIETTLEIQPGETQLIPTGIAVHVADSSLAAVILPRSGLGHKHGIVLGNLVGLIDSDYQGPLMVSCWNRSDKPFSIEIGDRLAQLVFVPVVQAEFKLVDEFDSSDRGEGGFGHSGTR from the coding sequence ATGAAGACGCCAATTGAACTGAAAATTCTCGATTCACGTATAGGTTCACAATTTCCGCTACCCGGCTACGCCACTCCTGGCAGTGCGGGGATGGATCTTCGTGCCATGATTGAAACCACACTAGAGATTCAGCCTGGTGAAACTCAATTAATTCCTACAGGTATTGCGGTACATGTTGCCGACTCAAGCCTAGCCGCGGTTATTTTGCCTCGCTCAGGTTTAGGCCATAAACACGGTATTGTATTGGGTAATCTAGTTGGTCTCATTGACTCTGATTACCAAGGCCCATTGATGGTATCTTGCTGGAATCGTAGCGATAAGCCGTTTAGCATAGAGATAGGTGATCGCCTAGCTCAGCTAGTGTTTGTCCCTGTGGTACAAGCCGAATTTAAACTCGTCGATGAGTTTGATAGTTCAGATAGAGGTGAAGGTGGTTTCGGCCACTCAGGCACCCGATAA
- the slmA gene encoding nucleoid occlusion factor SlmA: protein MAASPKINRREHILQCLATMLETSPGQRITTAKLAAEVGVSEAALYRHFPSKARMFEGLIDFIEESLLSRINLIMDDEKDTMKRCQLLLQLLLVFAERNPGISRVLNGDALLGENERLRNRTGQIFSKVETHLKQILREKTLREGKAFNIDEAILANLLLAVAEGRIAQFVRSDFKQKPTEHFAEQWNFIQQQLLQS, encoded by the coding sequence ATGGCTGCAAGCCCTAAAATCAATCGTCGTGAACATATCCTGCAATGTCTAGCCACTATGTTAGAGACCAGTCCTGGGCAACGTATCACCACAGCCAAACTTGCTGCCGAAGTCGGCGTATCAGAAGCGGCGCTTTATCGCCACTTCCCCAGTAAAGCGAGAATGTTTGAAGGGCTAATCGACTTCATCGAAGAGTCCCTACTATCGCGTATCAACCTCATCATGGATGATGAAAAAGACACCATGAAACGCTGTCAGCTACTGCTGCAACTCCTGCTGGTTTTTGCCGAGCGCAATCCAGGGATCTCACGAGTATTAAATGGCGATGCACTACTTGGGGAAAATGAACGTCTACGTAATCGCACCGGACAGATATTTTCAAAAGTCGAGACCCATCTTAAGCAGATTTTGCGGGAAAAGACCCTACGTGAAGGTAAAGCGTTTAACATTGATGAAGCGATTCTAGCCAATTTATTATTAGCCGTAGCCGAAGGCCGCATAGCACAATTTGTACGCAGTGATTTTAAACAGAAACCCACCGAGCACTTTGCCGAGCAGTGGAACTTTATTCAGCAACAGCTGCTGCAAAGTTAG
- a CDS encoding alpha/beta hydrolase family protein produces MKLIKSFSFFCLCVLSCNAQANNTDKAQLFSRSAEFSQVKISPSGDYLSAITSKDGKYMLMILDAKTKKPVNVVRFPSNAQVGQYEWVNDERVVLAKEYLKGWRDHPIYYGELMAINADGSKAAYLFGYLGGEQQTGSHIKKNTPIRATAYILDPMPEDERYMLVKALPWGSGGSNTPENIQQVYRVDVYKGTRKKIATAPISYANFLPDHDGNIRFVSGTRDYISSSLYYLDDGNWVDTDKLNINLSDMSPIAFSDDKNSVYVLGSENNQPKGVYLVNVKTGTKKLISQDKVVDPSNVWINQINKALYAVEYENGYPTYEFVDNEDKLATTLKQLLGALPGHQVHLVSQTNDMSKLVIKAFNDRNPGDYYIFDTNTKKLEYLVSQKNWLDPDQMAEVKPITFTSRDGTTINGYLTLPFGKEAKNLPLVVNPHGGPHGPRDWWGFDAQNQMIASEGAAVLQVNFRGSGGYGSAFEHAGHQKWGSDIQYDIIDATQYVIEQGIADKDRICIVGGSFGGYSALQSPILAPDLFKCAIGFAGVYDLEVMFNEGDVQDRRAGQRYLAQVLGEDPKILKAMSPSQNVDKLKAKLLLVHGGEDERAPIEQLEALEEGLKKHNYPYEKLVMDDEGHGFYNDEHRAKYYRQMMSFLKQNLKL; encoded by the coding sequence ATGAAACTAATTAAGTCGTTTAGTTTTTTTTGCTTATGCGTACTTAGCTGTAATGCCCAAGCAAATAATACAGACAAAGCCCAATTATTCAGCCGTTCGGCTGAATTCAGTCAAGTTAAAATTTCTCCTAGTGGAGATTATCTCAGCGCTATCACCTCTAAAGATGGCAAATATATGCTGATGATCCTCGACGCAAAGACTAAAAAGCCCGTTAATGTTGTGCGATTCCCTAGTAATGCCCAAGTCGGTCAGTACGAATGGGTCAATGATGAACGAGTCGTATTAGCCAAAGAGTATTTGAAAGGTTGGCGCGATCATCCTATCTACTATGGCGAACTAATGGCAATCAATGCTGATGGTTCGAAAGCAGCTTATCTATTTGGATACTTAGGTGGCGAGCAGCAGACAGGTTCGCACATTAAGAAAAATACGCCGATACGAGCCACAGCTTATATCCTTGACCCAATGCCGGAAGATGAGCGATATATGCTAGTCAAAGCACTCCCTTGGGGATCTGGAGGAAGTAACACCCCAGAAAACATTCAACAGGTTTATCGCGTCGATGTCTACAAAGGCACTCGAAAGAAAATAGCTACTGCACCAATATCTTATGCAAACTTCCTACCTGATCACGATGGTAATATCCGTTTTGTCAGCGGCACTCGAGACTATATTTCATCTAGCCTCTATTATCTTGATGATGGTAACTGGGTCGATACCGATAAGCTAAATATCAATCTAAGTGACATGAGTCCTATAGCGTTTAGTGATGATAAGAACAGTGTTTATGTGCTCGGAAGTGAAAATAATCAGCCAAAAGGTGTATATCTCGTTAACGTAAAAACGGGAACTAAAAAGCTAATCAGCCAAGATAAAGTGGTAGACCCAAGTAATGTTTGGATAAACCAAATTAATAAAGCGCTTTACGCAGTTGAATATGAAAATGGCTATCCAACTTACGAGTTTGTTGACAATGAAGACAAATTGGCGACCACGCTAAAACAGTTACTAGGGGCTCTACCGGGCCATCAAGTTCATTTAGTCAGCCAGACAAACGACATGAGTAAGCTTGTTATTAAAGCCTTCAACGATCGAAATCCTGGCGACTACTACATCTTCGATACTAATACGAAAAAACTCGAATATTTAGTATCTCAGAAAAACTGGTTAGATCCAGATCAAATGGCCGAAGTTAAGCCCATTACCTTTACCAGTAGAGATGGAACAACGATCAATGGTTACCTAACACTGCCTTTTGGCAAAGAGGCAAAGAATCTTCCACTTGTAGTCAATCCCCACGGTGGGCCTCATGGCCCTCGTGATTGGTGGGGATTCGATGCTCAAAATCAGATGATTGCCAGCGAAGGCGCTGCAGTACTCCAAGTTAACTTCCGCGGTTCAGGCGGATACGGCAGTGCGTTTGAGCACGCAGGTCATCAAAAGTGGGGCAGTGATATTCAATACGACATCATTGATGCCACCCAATATGTGATCGAACAAGGTATCGCCGACAAAGACAGGATCTGTATTGTTGGCGGCAGTTTTGGTGGTTATTCAGCACTGCAAAGCCCAATCCTTGCGCCAGATTTGTTTAAATGCGCCATTGGATTTGCAGGTGTTTATGATCTCGAGGTGATGTTTAATGAAGGTGACGTGCAAGACCGTCGAGCAGGTCAACGCTATCTCGCTCAAGTATTAGGCGAAGACCCAAAAATACTTAAGGCTATGTCTCCAAGCCAAAATGTCGACAAGTTAAAAGCCAAATTACTATTGGTGCATGGTGGCGAGGATGAGCGAGCGCCAATCGAACAACTAGAAGCCTTAGAAGAAGGCTTAAAGAAACACAACTATCCTTATGAGAAGTTGGTAATGGACGATGAAGGACATGGTTTTTATAACGATGAACATCGCGCTAAGTACTATCGCCAAATGATGAGCTTTTTAAAACAAAACCTAAAGCTCTAA
- the folE gene encoding GTP cyclohydrolase I FolE: protein MALSEAAQQVQTALLARGLETPMLPCELSSEERKDKIEHHMREILTLMSLDLRDDSLVETPKRIAKMYVDEIFSGLDYANFPKITVIENKMGFDEMVKVKDISLTSTCEHHLVTIDGVATVAYLPRKNIIGLSKINRIVRFFAQRPQVQERLTQQVLVALQTLLETQDVAVKMDAVHYCVKSRGVMDSTSSTTTTALGGIFKSNPATRAEFLSN from the coding sequence ATGGCATTAAGTGAAGCAGCACAGCAGGTGCAAACCGCATTATTAGCACGTGGTCTTGAGACCCCTATGCTCCCGTGTGAGCTGAGCAGCGAAGAGCGCAAGGATAAAATCGAACACCACATGCGTGAGATCTTGACCTTAATGTCTCTCGATCTGCGTGATGATAGCTTAGTCGAAACGCCAAAGCGCATTGCCAAGATGTACGTTGATGAGATTTTCTCAGGCCTCGATTACGCTAACTTTCCCAAAATCACGGTTATCGAAAATAAAATGGGTTTCGATGAGATGGTGAAGGTAAAAGACATCAGTCTCACCAGTACTTGTGAGCATCACTTAGTGACCATAGATGGCGTCGCGACAGTGGCTTATTTACCGCGCAAGAACATTATCGGCTTGTCTAAAATTAACCGAATCGTGCGCTTCTTTGCTCAACGTCCACAGGTGCAAGAACGCTTAACACAACAAGTGTTGGTGGCATTGCAGACACTGCTAGAAACCCAAGATGTGGCCGTTAAGATGGATGCCGTCCACTACTGCGTAAAATCTCGTGGCGTAATGGACTCAACCAGCTCGACCACCACTACAGCGCTGGGCGGTATTTTTAAATCGAATCCAGCGACAAGAGCTGAATTCTTAAGTAACTAA
- the pyrE gene encoding orotate phosphoribosyltransferase has protein sequence MKAYQREFIEFALERNVLRFGEFTLKSGRTSPYFFNAGLFNTGRDLARLGRFYAAALVDSDIEFDLLFGPAYKGIPIATTTAVALCDHHDIDMPYCFNRKEKKDHGEGGSLVGSDLTGRVMLVDDVITAGTAIRESMEIIEAHKAQLAGVLIALDRQEKGKGELSAIQEVERDFGCDIVSIIKLEDLINYLSEKPGMEAQLASVSAYRDQYGI, from the coding sequence GTGAAAGCCTATCAACGTGAGTTTATTGAGTTTGCCCTTGAGCGTAATGTATTAAGATTTGGCGAATTTACGTTAAAGTCAGGCCGCACTAGCCCTTACTTCTTTAATGCGGGTTTGTTTAATACGGGTCGTGATTTGGCGCGTCTTGGTCGCTTTTATGCGGCGGCGTTAGTCGATTCAGACATTGAGTTTGATCTACTATTTGGTCCTGCGTACAAAGGTATTCCGATCGCGACCACGACAGCGGTTGCGCTTTGCGATCATCATGACATCGACATGCCTTACTGCTTTAATCGTAAAGAGAAGAAAGACCACGGTGAAGGCGGCAGCCTCGTCGGTAGCGACTTAACGGGTCGTGTGATGTTGGTGGATGATGTGATCACCGCAGGCACTGCAATCCGTGAGTCGATGGAGATTATTGAAGCCCATAAAGCCCAACTTGCTGGCGTGTTGATTGCGCTGGATCGTCAAGAAAAAGGCAAGGGTGAATTATCTGCGATTCAAGAAGTTGAGCGCGACTTTGGCTGTGACATCGTGTCGATTATTAAGCTTGAAGATCTGATTAACTACTTGTCTGAAAAACCAGGGATGGAAGCGCAGCTGGCATCAGTAAGTGCTTATCGTGACCAATACGGGATCTAA
- the rph gene encoding ribonuclease PH yields the protein MRPSDRTPAQSRPVTITRQFTAHAEGSVLVEFGETKVLCTASFTEGVPRFLKGQGQGWVTAEYGMLPRSTHSRMDREAARGKQSGRTQEIQRLIGRALRAAVDMKALGENTIVIDCDVIQADGGTRTAAITGACVALVDALNWARGKGIIKSNPLKFLIAAVSVGIYKGEPICDLEYIEDSAAETDMNVVMTETGKIIEIQGTAEGEPFSHEELLSLLELAKHGIREIVDVQKAALS from the coding sequence ATGCGCCCAAGTGACAGAACGCCCGCTCAATCTCGTCCAGTAACTATTACTCGACAGTTTACCGCTCACGCAGAAGGTTCTGTTTTGGTTGAATTTGGTGAGACTAAAGTACTTTGTACTGCTAGCTTCACTGAAGGCGTACCACGCTTTCTTAAGGGGCAAGGCCAAGGTTGGGTAACAGCTGAGTACGGTATGTTGCCACGTTCAACTCATAGTCGTATGGACCGTGAAGCAGCTCGTGGTAAGCAATCGGGTCGTACACAAGAGATCCAGCGTCTTATCGGTCGCGCGTTACGTGCAGCTGTTGATATGAAAGCGTTGGGTGAAAACACTATCGTTATCGATTGTGACGTGATTCAGGCTGATGGCGGCACGCGTACTGCGGCTATCACAGGTGCATGTGTGGCATTGGTTGACGCGCTCAACTGGGCTCGTGGTAAGGGGATCATCAAGAGCAACCCGCTTAAGTTCCTTATCGCTGCGGTTAGCGTGGGTATCTATAAAGGTGAGCCGATTTGTGATCTTGAGTATATTGAAGACAGCGCCGCTGAAACTGATATGAACGTCGTTATGACAGAAACGGGCAAGATCATTGAGATCCAAGGTACTGCAGAAGGTGAGCCGTTTAGCCATGAAGAGCTACTCAGTCTACTCGAGTTGGCCAAGCACGGTATTCGTGAAATCGTCGATGTGCAGAAGGCCGCATTGAGCTAA
- a CDS encoding YicC/YloC family endoribonuclease — protein sequence MIQSMTAYARIEHKAQWGTASWEIRSVNQRYLETYLRLPEQLRSLEPVLRDRLRKRLNRGKIEVNLRYDLGENKDSDLQLNQALAAQIIQAANWVKQEAGQGEINLVDVLRWPGVMSGSEQDMDAISKELLVAFDDAVAQFIEARGREGDAINTMLQTRLDQIVEQVTIVREHMPSVMQWQRDKITNRLSEIQGELDPARMEQEMVILAQKMDVAEEMDRLDAHVAETRRILKKGGSQGRRLDFMMQEFNRESNTLASKSISSDVTAAAVELKVLIEQMREQIQNVE from the coding sequence ATGATCCAAAGCATGACAGCCTACGCTCGTATCGAGCACAAAGCACAATGGGGCACCGCCTCTTGGGAGATCCGCTCGGTCAATCAGCGTTATCTAGAAACCTACCTACGCCTACCAGAGCAACTTCGCAGCCTAGAACCTGTGCTGAGAGACCGTCTACGCAAACGTTTAAATCGTGGAAAAATCGAAGTCAACCTACGTTATGACCTAGGTGAGAACAAAGACAGCGACCTACAGCTTAACCAAGCCTTAGCTGCCCAGATCATCCAAGCGGCTAACTGGGTAAAACAAGAAGCAGGACAAGGCGAAATCAATCTCGTCGACGTATTGCGCTGGCCAGGCGTCATGTCGGGTAGTGAACAAGATATGGACGCGATCAGCAAAGAATTGCTCGTCGCCTTTGATGATGCAGTTGCGCAGTTCATCGAAGCCCGTGGCCGCGAAGGTGATGCCATCAACACCATGCTGCAAACTCGCCTTGATCAAATTGTCGAGCAAGTCACTATCGTACGTGAACACATGCCAAGCGTTATGCAATGGCAACGCGACAAAATAACCAATCGCTTGAGCGAAATTCAAGGCGAACTTGACCCCGCCCGTATGGAGCAAGAGATGGTAATTCTTGCACAAAAGATGGATGTTGCCGAAGAGATGGATCGACTCGACGCTCACGTTGCCGAGACACGTCGTATCCTTAAAAAAGGCGGATCTCAAGGTCGTCGCCTCGACTTTATGATGCAAGAGTTTAACCGCGAATCTAACACCCTTGCCTCTAAATCCATCAGTAGCGACGTCACCGCCGCAGCAGTCGAACTAAAAGTGCTCATTGAACAAATGCGCGAGCAGATCCAAAACGTTGAATGA